In the Quercus lobata isolate SW786 chromosome 5, ValleyOak3.0 Primary Assembly, whole genome shotgun sequence genome, one interval contains:
- the LOC115988652 gene encoding pentatricopeptide repeat-containing protein At1g28690, mitochondrial isoform X2, with translation MKNARIPIIRPSCFSSSQKHNLPVPPNQTFLPTQDSFSHPTVTSLSSALQQYINSDNPSYGQKIHSHILKTGFRPNTNISIKLLILHLKCGYIKYARKVFDELPQTTLSAYNYMIGGYLKHGLVEESLSFVRRLVYSGEKPDGFTFSMILKASTCACEVPLLCSLGRLVHAQILKFEVEPDDVLYTALVDSYVKHGKVGYARTVFDMMLEKNVICSTSMISGYMNQGSVKDAEDIFRKTMEKDLVVYNAMIEGYSKSIEYARRSVEVYVDMQRLNFRPNISTFASVIGACSVLAAFEIGQQVQSQLMKTELFTDIKLGSALVDMYSKCGRIDDARRVFDHMPDKNVFSWTSMIDGYGKNGFPDEALELFSKMQNNSHLEPNNVTFLSALSACGHAGLVDKGKKIFESMERDYLMKPKMEHYACMVDLLGRAGSLKQAWDFVRGMHEKPNSDVWAALLSSSRLHGDVEMASIAANELFKLNADGRPGAYVALSNTLAAAGKWDNVSELRDVMKVKGISKDTGYSWVGTDIAL, from the coding sequence ATGAAAAATGCTAGAATACCCATAATTAGACCCTCCTGTTTCTCATCATCACAGAAACACAACCTCCCGGTCCCACCAAACCAAACTTTCCTGCCAACACAAGACTCTTTCTCTCATCCAACTGTTACCTCTTTATCCTCTGCTCTACAGCAATACATCAACTCAGATAACCCTTCCTATGGCCAAAAGATACATTCCCATATTCTCAAAACTGGGTTCAGACCCAACACCAATATCTCCATCAAACTCCTCATATTGCATTTGAAATGTGGCTATATTAAATATGCACGCAAAGTGTTTGATGAATTACCTCAGACAACTCTTTCTGCTTATAATTATATGATTGGTGGGTATCTTAAACATGGGTTAGTCGAAGAATCACTTAGTTTCGTTCGTAGGTTGGTTTATTCTGGTGAAAAGCCTGATGGGTTTACATTTTCTATGATTTTAAAGGCATCTACTTGTGCTTGTGAAGTGCCTTTGCTGTGTAGTTTGGGAAGGCTGGTGCATGCACAGATACTGAAATTTGAGGTTGAACCTGATGATGTTCTTTATACAGCACTTGTTGACTCGTATGTTAAGCATGGGAAGGTTGGTTATGCGAGGACTGTGTTTGATATGATGTTGGAAAAGAATGTGATATGTTCAACATCTATGATTTCTGGTTACATGAATCAAGGCTCTGTGAAAGACGCTGAAGATATATTCAGGAAGACAATGGAAAAAGATCTAGTTGTATATAATGCAATGATTGAAGGTTACAGTAAATCAATTGAATATGCTAGGAGATCAGTTGAGGTTTATGTTGACATGCAACGGTTGAACTTTCGGCCTAATATATCTACATTTGCTAGTGTTATTGGGGCCTGCTCTGTGTTGGCAGCATTTGAAATTGGTCAACAAGTCCAAAGTCAACTTATGAAGACTGAACTTTTTACTGACATTAAATTGGGAAGTGCTCTAGTAGACATGTACTCTAAATGTGGACGAATTGATGATGCACGGAGAGTTTTTGACCACATGCCTGATAAGAATGTGTTTTCATGGACTTCCATGATTGATGGATATGGGAAGAATGGATTTCCAGATGAAGCACTTGAGCTTTTTAGCAAGATGCAAAACAACAGCCACCTTGAACCCAATAATGTTACATTCCTAAGTGCTCTATCAGCATGTGGACATGCTGGGCTAGTTGATaaagggaagaaaatttttgagagCATGGAGAGAGATTACTTGATGAAACCAAAGATGGAGCATTATGCTTGCATGGTTGATCTCTTAGGACGAGCAGGAAGTTTAAAGCAAGCGTGGGATTTTGTAAGAGGGATGCATGAAAAGCCTAATTCTGATGTTTGGGCGGCTCTGCTTAGTTCATCTAGGCTGCATGGTGATGTTGAGATGGCAAGCATAGCTGCAAATGAACTTTTTAAGTTGAATGCTGATGGTCGGCCTGGGGCAT